The proteins below come from a single Streptomyces sp. M92 genomic window:
- a CDS encoding acyl-CoA dehydrogenase family protein, with the protein MNRRQICTGQGAQGGAPQARGQLAGAVASAAAHASSADATGRLSAETVALLTRGGFAGHFVPAVWNGTEGTFSDLLAGVTAVGEGCASAAWCAVLWATHGRYAAHLPLEGQSDLWSRSPDVRIAAGLRPSGSAVRCSGGWLLSGTWECVSGVADAHWLLLAAREPDEPRLPGGQCRLFAVPAAEIHVRETWRSTGMRGTGSHTAILDGPVVVPDHRTCSLSDVLAGSPGPGRSRCHTAPAHLGTGLLLCAPALGAARHALREWTAWAARRGAGRPSERATLQLTLAQSADDIETAELLLRDAALRADSGTRAERDVARNRRVAAAAAQHLVAAVERLFRAAGTHACGPGPLERTWRDVHVLAAHQAVRRETAAALYADSVFADFEDRPEPAADPAGAVPAPRLMAHSAPAEVVAGVH; encoded by the coding sequence GTGAACCGGCGTCAAATCTGCACAGGCCAGGGGGCACAGGGTGGCGCGCCGCAGGCGCGCGGACAGCTGGCGGGCGCCGTGGCCTCCGCCGCGGCACACGCGTCGTCGGCGGACGCCACCGGCCGGCTGTCCGCGGAGACCGTCGCGCTGCTGACCCGTGGCGGCTTCGCCGGGCACTTCGTGCCCGCGGTCTGGAACGGTACCGAGGGAACCTTCAGCGACCTCCTCGCCGGGGTGACGGCCGTCGGCGAGGGGTGCGCGTCCGCCGCGTGGTGCGCCGTCCTGTGGGCGACCCACGGCAGATACGCCGCCCACCTGCCCCTGGAAGGACAGTCCGACCTGTGGAGCCGATCGCCCGACGTGCGGATCGCCGCCGGACTGCGGCCCTCCGGCTCGGCCGTCCGCTGCTCCGGAGGCTGGCTGCTCAGCGGCACCTGGGAGTGCGTCAGCGGGGTCGCGGACGCGCACTGGCTGCTGCTCGCGGCCCGGGAACCGGACGAACCGCGGTTACCCGGCGGCCAGTGCCGGCTCTTCGCCGTCCCCGCCGCCGAGATCCACGTACGGGAGACGTGGCGCAGCACCGGAATGCGCGGCACCGGAAGCCACACCGCGATTCTCGACGGCCCGGTGGTGGTCCCCGACCACCGTACCTGCTCGCTTTCGGACGTACTGGCGGGCTCTCCCGGGCCCGGACGCTCCCGCTGCCACACCGCGCCGGCGCACCTGGGGACAGGACTGCTGCTGTGCGCGCCCGCCCTCGGGGCGGCCCGCCACGCCCTGCGGGAGTGGACCGCGTGGGCCGCGCGCAGAGGAGCAGGCCGGCCCTCGGAGCGCGCCACGCTCCAGCTGACACTGGCGCAGTCGGCCGACGACATCGAGACCGCCGAACTGCTGCTCCGCGACGCGGCGCTGCGGGCCGACTCGGGCACCCGCGCCGAGCGGGACGTGGCCCGCAACCGCCGGGTCGCGGCGGCCGCCGCACAGCACCTGGTGGCCGCCGTGGAGAGGCTGTTCCGCGCGGCCGGAACCCACGCATGCGGCCCCGGGCCGCTGGAACGCACCTGGCGTGACGTCCACGTGCTGGCCGCGCACCAGGCCGTGCGCCGGGAGACCGCGGCGGCCCTGTACGCCGACTCGGTGTTCGCCGACTTCGAGGACCGTCCCGAGCCGGCGGCCGATCCGGCGGGCGCGGTCCCAGCGCCCCGGCTCATGGCGCACTCCGCACCGGCGGAGGTGGTCGCCGGTGTCCACTGA
- a CDS encoding HAD-IB family hydrolase codes for MSTDTRSERDRFPRSATPLSRPAPSRPAAPARPAGPRRLVFFDVDETLIGRKSGPDFLRDHFVRTHGADGARRAGELLGALAGLPRAEANRRFHRAFRGCRAAEVEAAARRWYEEHSRADGFYLPTTLAALRRHRAEGASVALVSGTFPPLLAVIAEAVGARFALGAKLERCGPLLTGELIGPPAIGQGKRTLVRRLLARHPDIDPADCSAYGDHPSDLPMLHSVGHAVMVAPDGTHTTVAPHARGTGGDG; via the coding sequence GTGTCCACTGACACCCGCAGCGAGCGCGACCGGTTCCCGCGATCCGCGACGCCGCTTTCCCGTCCCGCACCCTCCCGGCCCGCTGCACCGGCACGCCCCGCAGGCCCCCGGCGGCTGGTGTTCTTCGACGTCGACGAGACGCTGATCGGCCGCAAGAGCGGCCCGGACTTCCTCCGCGACCACTTCGTGCGGACACACGGCGCGGACGGAGCGCGCCGGGCCGGCGAACTGCTCGGTGCACTGGCCGGCCTGCCCCGCGCGGAGGCCAACCGCCGTTTCCACCGGGCCTTCCGGGGCTGCCGGGCCGCGGAGGTCGAGGCGGCGGCCCGCCGGTGGTACGAGGAACACAGCCGGGCCGACGGGTTCTATCTCCCCACCACACTGGCCGCGCTGCGCCGGCACCGCGCCGAGGGCGCGTCCGTCGCCCTGGTCTCCGGCACCTTCCCCCCGCTGCTGGCCGTCATCGCCGAGGCGGTCGGGGCGCGGTTCGCCCTCGGGGCGAAACTCGAACGCTGCGGGCCACTGCTCACCGGCGAACTGATCGGCCCCCCGGCCATCGGCCAGGGCAAGCGCACCCTGGTGCGCCGGCTCCTCGCCCGCCACCCCGACATCGATCCGGCCGACTGCTCGGCCTACGGGGACCATCCCTCCGACCTGCCCATGCTGCACAGCGTGGGGCACGCGGTGATGGTCGCCCCGGACGGGACCCACACCACCGTGGCACCGCACGCCCGGGGAACCGGCGGAGACGGATGA
- a CDS encoding TetR/AcrR family transcriptional regulator, with the protein MVKQARALRTHDRVLDAAAYEFARYGYVNANLQRIADRIGLTKGALYGHFSSKEKLAAALTEHLTRSVRTLLDEARTSPEPATSRLDALVLGLGKLFETDHRAQAALRLEVDAARAADTVAPLLRDTHDITLELVSEVQRGRHRDAAPPADTLADLIVAVFCTALWTGVCAGPDRPGPSVAAMWGVLTRVMEARAPA; encoded by the coding sequence ATGGTCAAGCAGGCGCGTGCCCTTCGGACGCACGATCGCGTCCTGGACGCCGCCGCGTACGAGTTCGCACGCTACGGCTACGTGAACGCGAACCTGCAGCGCATCGCCGACCGGATCGGGTTGACCAAGGGCGCCCTGTACGGGCACTTCTCCAGCAAGGAGAAGCTGGCCGCCGCGCTGACGGAACACCTGACCCGAAGCGTGCGGACGCTGCTGGACGAGGCCAGGACCTCGCCCGAGCCGGCCACGAGCCGACTGGACGCCCTGGTGCTCGGACTCGGCAAGCTCTTCGAGACCGACCACAGGGCGCAGGCTGCCCTGCGGCTGGAGGTGGACGCGGCTCGGGCGGCCGACACGGTGGCTCCTCTCTTGCGCGACACCCATGACATCACGCTCGAACTCGTGAGTGAGGTGCAGCGGGGACGGCACCGGGACGCGGCACCGCCGGCCGACACCTTGGCCGATCTCATCGTCGCGGTGTTCTGCACCGCGCTGTGGACCGGCGTCTGCGCGGGCCCGGACCGCCCCGGGCCCAGCGTCGCCGCCATGTGGGGCGTGCTGACGCGCGTCATGGAGGCCCGCGCCCCCGCCTGA
- a CDS encoding ScbA/BarX family gamma-butyrolactone biosynthesis protein, which produces MARELVHRSSVAEVFVTDAIPVGDREFVLAAQWPRDHALYHPDENGLSDPLLFAETMRQGMVYVAHRHRGVPLGRRFVGRDIDFEITDPAALRVEGVPLSVFLVGEWTWEGDDARGRNGARMDFRLVVGGRVWGWGTISMLMVDERRYRLLRRLGGGAADEPGTAPVRTAASGTPRTPPHRVGRLRWRDCVLEEAAGPGEWRLRVDRDHAVLFDHPTDHIPMMVMLEGFRQLGHLKVHEACDGPFADLSFALARTTVQCLAFGEFHRPTRLVVEECASGARPGETFQLTVSAVQGETVLARARTSWACVGTRRVAAVPASW; this is translated from the coding sequence GTGGCACGTGAGCTGGTGCACCGCAGCTCCGTCGCGGAGGTCTTCGTCACCGACGCCATCCCCGTCGGTGACCGTGAGTTCGTCCTCGCCGCCCAGTGGCCGCGCGACCACGCGCTCTACCACCCGGACGAGAACGGTCTGAGTGATCCCCTGCTGTTCGCGGAGACCATGCGTCAGGGGATGGTCTACGTCGCCCACCGGCACCGCGGTGTGCCGCTCGGCCGGCGCTTCGTCGGCCGCGACATCGACTTCGAGATCACCGATCCCGCCGCCCTGCGGGTCGAGGGTGTACCGCTCTCGGTGTTCCTGGTCGGCGAGTGGACCTGGGAGGGCGACGACGCGCGGGGCAGGAACGGGGCCCGCATGGACTTCCGGCTCGTCGTCGGCGGCCGAGTGTGGGGCTGGGGCACCATCAGCATGCTGATGGTGGACGAGCGGCGCTACCGCCTGCTGCGCCGGCTCGGCGGCGGTGCCGCGGACGAGCCGGGCACCGCACCGGTGCGGACGGCCGCTTCCGGGACGCCGCGCACGCCCCCGCACCGGGTGGGGCGGCTGCGCTGGCGGGACTGCGTCCTCGAAGAGGCCGCGGGGCCCGGCGAGTGGCGGTTGCGCGTCGACCGCGACCACGCGGTGCTCTTCGACCATCCCACCGACCACATCCCGATGATGGTGATGCTGGAGGGCTTCCGCCAGCTCGGCCACCTCAAGGTGCACGAGGCGTGCGACGGCCCGTTCGCCGACCTGTCCTTCGCGCTGGCCCGGACCACGGTGCAGTGCCTGGCGTTCGGCGAGTTCCATCGGCCCACCCGGCTGGTGGTCGAGGAGTGCGCCTCGGGCGCCCGCCCCGGGGAAACGTTCCAGCTGACCGTCTCGGCGGTCCAGGGCGAGACCGTGCTGGCCCGCGCGCGGACCTCCTGGGCCTGCGTGGGCACCCGCCGGGTGGCGGCCGTCCCTGCCTCCTGGTAG